The genomic segment ataaatctgtgttcttgagtttctggaaatttttaaaattctcttGGCTGTTCTCACTCTCTCCTGTAtccatttaattttcttgagagttaaccttgattttaaacttgtttttcctcagtTCAGAGAGATTTACTTGTTTCTGTCTTGAAAAACTCttggaaaatttatttgaaaccttaaggagaagatggaggactACAGACCAGTGAGAATTCCATGTctactcaagggaccaggaaactacatcacctggtctagaatggccaggacagcccttggaggtagAGGATATTGGGAGCATGTCACTTCAGGCTCTGCTCCAaagaaaatcacccaaggagaagatggcaaggaggttgtagtggtggatgaaggcaaatgggctcaggaagatctcatggtgctgtctacctTGCAAAGCTCACTTGATGGTCCATTAATGGACTCTTATTCACACTGTACCACAACAAAacagctgtgggataccttgcacaaggtgtttggcaacacttcaaacctcaccagaatctttgaagtgaagagagccatcaacaacttggagcaggaagaaggagacttcaccaagcatcttgggaagtacagtcagctatggtctgagctagagatgctaaggccaagcaccaatgaccctgatacacttgaagccaggcgtgagcaagacaaggtctttggactgcttctcacacttaacccaagcttcaatgatgtggtgaggcatatactaagagacaaggagcttccaggctatgatgaagtatgtgctagactccaaaaggagataggctcagatggtctctttggaggtggaAAAGGAGGGCTCTCACTGgcgcacaaggctgagaaggtggagagtgcttcagctaacaaagcctacttcaaaccaagaaggggaggagacaagtctGTGACTTGTGAGCATTGTAAGAAGGAGGGACACTCCAAGACAAGCTGCTGGTTCCTCCACCCTCACCTCAGGCCAGTTTCAACAAACAGGCCCCAACAAAACAGAGCACATGAGGCAAGAGCTCAAGACACCACAGATGGGAAGGCTATGGTCTCAACTACCCACACTGGTGGATCCTTCTCCTCACACGCCATGACACCAGCTcaggatgatgcattcatccgcaagtcagacattgaggctcttatcaaagcactcaatgcaaactctggtaacattaatgttaatgctttaaattctattcaccaTGCATCACACCCTGCTAGatctctaattattgattcaggagcttcccatcatatgattagggatgttaatctgattagtaatgttaaaccagctctaggcagtgtagtaattgctaatggtgatagaataCCTATtgaaggagtaggaaatctgaaattgtttgaaaaagagtctcaagccttttatatgcctagcttccctctaacttactatctgttaagaaagcaaccactgatcttaattgccatgttatttttagtcctaatgatgtgtgctttcaggatattaagaccagtaagatgctgggaaaaggtgtgagcaagggagagctttatttacttgaagacaccaagctgttatcagattctacttatgcttttaattctgcttctgttttaactagtgatgtattatggcatgctagattaggtcatcctcattctagagctttaagtcttatgttgcctaatctgtcttttaaaaatgaaacttgtgaggcttgtatccttggtaaacattgcaaatctgtttttcctaaatctatgactatttatgaaaattgctttgatctagttcactctgatgtttggacagcaccttgtgtatctagagaaaaccataaatattttgtgacattcatagatgaaaaatcaaagtttacttggctcacattgatttctagtaaagatagagtttttgaagcttttctaaacttccaaaactatgtgactaaccatttcaactctaagataaaaatctttaggtctgataatggaggagaatacactagcaatgctttcaaacaacacctagcaaaacatggaataatacatcaaacaagctgtccttacacaccacaacaaaatggagtggctgagaggaaaaatcgccatcttatggaggttgcaaggagcatgatgtttcacaccaatgttcctaagagattttggggtgatgctgtggtctctgcatgctatttaatcaacaggataccaaccaaagtcctccaagatgtctctccctttcaggtattaaacaaaatcaaacctccacttgatcacttgcgtgtgtttgggtgtgtttgctatgtcttgacaccaggagaacagagaaacaagctggaagccaagagtgtcaagggcatgttcattggatattctcatacacagaaaggctacaagtgctacATACCTGAGTTAAGAAGagtaatggtctcaagggatgtgaagtttgtggaatccaagggttactatgatgagaagagctgggacagCCTTaaagatctctcacaaggaccatctgatagagcaaacaacctgagaaccatcttggaaagCTTAGGCATCTCTCAGCCTAGTAGCAGTGAGGCGCCTAACATCCTGACAagatcctaggaaggctctggaacagatgggataatcctttgcagaaacgaatcaagaGACTCGAGTTTCTCAAAGgcagtggatcgaatggtgacacaagagttATGAAAgggctcttgatactcctagatatctaatccggatatgacacaccgaagaagagatccttgggctctggatattacacaccagaagttggatattacacaccaacactcAGACAACTCGACAAGCAAGATgaagagagaaaacaaaggttttttgataaaaagatggATACTGATACAAGGGGGCCACGACCAGGTTATAAAGGAGaagccttgtacatgcacaaggtctcgaaaatacaaaagaaataaagacaaaggctcccttggaaacataacaaagactagagttttcgaaaactaaataacataaaaacatagctataaaaataacataaggtcttcatgtggacagaccaagatcaatcatctagggtataggagaagtagacttgtggcctcgttaaaaccttcctttggaaaacccagtgggacaaaaccaaaggttaggaaaagagcacacacaagctacttgcctagatgatgataaGCTCGAAGGTagagtagcttgaatgatggttaagatgtcttggatgatcaagcttcggccaagaccaatgcattcttcttgtttccaagcattcttcaatattgcatcctcagctacaagctcttcaggttcaggttcatacttccattccttggtgctttccatgatcatatcatcccctccctcttcaaaaagatttgacctcaaatctgctttacctgcaataaaggagaccaaatcagtaacatagaagtttgaaatcagattacacttaccttgcaagcctcttagataggcattgttgctgattgattcggatatagaggaaacactgatccagttggctctccttactcctgatgcagtgaaacaaaacaagttagcacataaaagtttatcaaagagtaagagtcttatcccaaaTTTGTTTCTGCTTGGTTCTGGCTTGTATGCTTCATCTGGAGGTGCTtctttgatgatgataaagGCAAAGACGTCTGGGTATCTCTTCTGATACAGATCAGGTGGCTTGAACCGCTTGTCTTCCTCAtgcttgttctttctccttgTATGCTTCAAAGCTTCATCATAATCTGCACATGgttcttttgaaaaaaacaagtgcatcatatctgtgtaatcaataaTAAAAGAGTTATTGAAAATATGATCACTTACCTTAGCAtgctcacctggtcgccatagataggaCTGAGATGTTTTaaactcagaaaaattcaaagATAGCCAATACAAGATCACCCGATTTGTAGAACCCATAACTCTTTCATCTGAGAAGCTTTGGACTTGATTCCAAATCGACGTGAGACCCTGATGAGTTAAGTTTCCATGGCAGTCGAGTTTGCTGATTAATTCCCTGTGGTTGTTGGGATATGGTcctcggactgctcctatgtcaaatctggcggctagacagctttcaaagttttcttgttgcatctccaacttagccaaggaCTCATCATTGATACTCTGATAATTATAGCCCTTCTTTCCGAAAAGTGTATACCTCAAAACAGTTTGACCTGTACCAACAGCAAGCAAATcaggtttcatatttttctttgagtTTAGATAGATACCTCGGTTTGGTTTCTTTGGAGTATGTTGTAGGATAAGTCGATCTGGTGGTTTCTCCTTGATCTCCAATGCACCTTCTGCACGTTCCTTGAGGCTCTCCATTGTACCTGTTCCTTTTTGAGCACTAATGGGACAGAACAAGTGCATTATACTTGAAATAGAGACATTAAAAACACTACACTTGAAACTATGACCTGTAATAAAATTTTGCCAATATTGAATCAGGTTATTAGTCTCACTTATTCTGGTACCTTTCAAGAAGAGTTGCATGGACTCAGCCGAGAAAATTATCTCTTTTGTCACAAGATCAGATTCTTTACTTGTATCAAGTGCTGATTGTCCACACGCCTCTCTTGGACATTTCTCCTTAGGGAGTTCTGCGTCAGTAGTATTGGTGATCTCATTGTCTGAGATTTGTTGCCTTTGTGGTGAGGTGCTCTTGGGTGCATACTTTTTTCTTAGTATCACTTTCAGTTCTTCCCACTTGGTGATAGATGGCTCCTTGTGAACTTTCAAGTCTTCTTCTTTCTGCAACCAAAACTTATGAGCACTTCCCGTGAGGGTAGTAACAGCATAAAACAATTCATCCTTCTTTAGGATTCTGTTGTGACACAGCCATTTGTCCATGAGTCTTTCCCATTTAAGATAATGACCTTCTCTTTTTCCTACAAAAGCATAGAGTAGAACATCATTATCAACAGGTTTATAATCAGAACAATGATCAATTTTAGGAATGAGAGAAGTTTTATGTGATTTGATCCATGTGCTGGCTGGTGGCTTGATATGTTGTCCTCCACGACttgcatcttcttctttaaaCCTCTTATGATTGCTTGATCGGTATTGAACAGaatctggtggcttgggctcaAGCTCTTGATTATGCATTCTCCTTTTCTGCATATGCTCAACATGTATCTGCTGCTGTTCCATTCTGAATTTCATTATCTTCTGCAAAGTAGCAGTCTTAGCAGTGGTTATTCTTCCTTCTTGATCTCTTGCCATGGTTCCTGAAATCAAAAACACACAGCAGTAAATAATTCTAACAGAAACAAACACTTAAAAATAAACACAACACAGATTTATTGCAggttttcgatttttaaaaaggaacaGAACAGTCTGATCAAACAGATTCAAAACGAAATTTAAAACCTTAACAACTCTGATCAATTTCAAACTCAACCAAAGACAAGTAAAGATCAAACATGAGCAATATGAAACAG from the Raphanus sativus cultivar WK10039 unplaced genomic scaffold, ASM80110v3 Scaffold2918, whole genome shotgun sequence genome contains:
- the LOC130506134 gene encoding uncharacterized protein LOC130506134 codes for the protein MHLFCPISAQKGTGTMESLKERAEGALEIKEKPPDRLILQHTPKKPNRGIYLNSKKNMKPDLLAVGTGQTVLRYTLFGKKGYNYQSINDESLAKLEMQQENFESCLAARFDIGAVRGPYPNNHRELISKLDCHGNLTHQGLTSIWNQVQSFSDERVMGSTNRVILYWLSLNFSEFKTSQSYLWRPGEHAKIMMKL